A genome region from Euphorbia lathyris chromosome 4, ddEupLath1.1, whole genome shotgun sequence includes the following:
- the LOC136225638 gene encoding CMP-sialic acid transporter 2-like isoform X1: protein MLRFLHGKRFLHGKVFLSWIDFLSLFSKEMLVIFSQVLVIAVLLKVIMRRRFSVLQNLFLYGYGAFFNFLGIVAIAAFKGPSSFDILQGLSKATMLLICNNAAQGILSSFFFKYADTILKKYSSTVATIFTGFASAPLFGHTLTMNFLLGISIVFISMHQFFSSLSKVKDEQQNGIVEVTDTNRSKEAFINMAAGANEETSHI, encoded by the exons ATGTTGAGGTTCCTCCATGGCAAGAGGTTCCTCCATGGCAAGGTGTTCTTGAGTTGGATTGATTTTCTTTCATTGTTTTCTAAAGAAATGCTTGTAATTTTCAGTCAGGTTTTGGTGATAGCTGTTTTGCTAAAGGTAATAATGAGGCGCCGATTTTCTGTGCTACAG AATTTGTTTCTCTATGGATATGGTGCTTTCTTCAATTTTCTAGGAATTGTGGCAATTGCCGCTTTTAAAG GTCCCAGCAGCTTTGACATTCTGCAAGGTCTCTCAAAAGCTACCATGCTTCTGATATGTAACAATGCTGCCCAGGGGATATTGTCCTCTTTTTTCTTCAAATATGCAG ATACAATCTTGAAGAAATACTCTTCTACAGTTGCCACAATCTTCACAGGCTTTGCATCTGCACCTCTGTTTGGTCATACTTTGACAATGAACTTTCTGTTGGGAATTTCTATTGTATTCATCTCAATGCACCAG TTCTTCTCATCCCTTTCAAAAGTTAAAGATGAACAGCAAAATGGGATTGTGGAAGTTACTGATACCAACAG GTCAAAAGAAGCATTTATAAATATGGCAGCTGGAGCAAATGAAGAG ACTAGTCACATATAG
- the LOC136225638 gene encoding CMP-sialic acid transporter 2-like isoform X2 yields the protein MFGFQNLFLYGYGAFFNFLGIVAIAAFKGPSSFDILQGLSKATMLLICNNAAQGILSSFFFKYADTILKKYSSTVATIFTGFASAPLFGHTLTMNFLLGISIVFISMHQFFSSLSKVKDEQQNGIVEVTDTNRSKEAFINMAAGANEETSHI from the exons ATGTTTGGCTTTCAGAATTTGTTTCTCTATGGATATGGTGCTTTCTTCAATTTTCTAGGAATTGTGGCAATTGCCGCTTTTAAAG GTCCCAGCAGCTTTGACATTCTGCAAGGTCTCTCAAAAGCTACCATGCTTCTGATATGTAACAATGCTGCCCAGGGGATATTGTCCTCTTTTTTCTTCAAATATGCAG ATACAATCTTGAAGAAATACTCTTCTACAGTTGCCACAATCTTCACAGGCTTTGCATCTGCACCTCTGTTTGGTCATACTTTGACAATGAACTTTCTGTTGGGAATTTCTATTGTATTCATCTCAATGCACCAG TTCTTCTCATCCCTTTCAAAAGTTAAAGATGAACAGCAAAATGGGATTGTGGAAGTTACTGATACCAACAG GTCAAAAGAAGCATTTATAAATATGGCAGCTGGAGCAAATGAAGAG ACTAGTCACATATAG